The Rosa rugosa chromosome 1, drRosRugo1.1, whole genome shotgun sequence genomic sequence ATAAAATAAAAAGTATTAGTTAATAACATTTCATGTTTACAGGTACGAAAACTTGGACAAGTTCATAAAGTTGAAGCTTCACCTAAAACCTAATTCAGCCCGGTTTGTTGCTGCTAAAGTGGCAATGGATGGTCTTATCTTTGGCCCCCTTGATTTGTTGGTGTTCTTCACCTACATGGGATTTTCCACTGGCAAGAATGCTGATCAAGTGAAGGAAGATTTGAAGAGAGATTTCATACCAGCCCTTATTTTGGAGGGTGGCGTGTGGCCAATTGTTCAAGTTGCAAATTTCAGATATGTTCCTGTGAGGTATCAGCTCCTCTATGTTAATATCTTCTGCCTGTTGGACAGTGCCTTTTTGTCATGGGTCGAGCAACAAAAGGATGCTGCTTGGAAGCAATGGTTAACATCTTTTACATCTTTTAAAGACCGATAAGTTTAGGGTAGGTTATGATTCATCATCTTCCCCACTCatgtttttctttccttctcttcAGTTTAGTGTACTGCAAACCAAGAGAATGTGTTTAAAAAAGAAGTTTAGTGCCCACCACAGCTAAAACCTGCATTTTTTATGTTGGGATTTTGGAGATTGATGTAATTGTTTTCAAGTTGCATGTGTTCACTGTGACTTATACAATGAAAGAAACAACAGAGCTTAGCCTTTGATTTGACAGGTCATTCGCTTGGATGTAATAATCTGTCCAAGGCCAACCAAGTAATGAGAGATGGCTCATAATCTCATTAATTGCCTCTTTAGTCTTTCATTATTTTCACTAATTGAAATTTTCCAACTACATTTGATACCAATGAAAGCGAGGGAGGCGAATGATGCCCATACCCATGCAAACAAGCGAGGCTAATCACACATAAAGATATTGTGTGATTTTCCTACCTCTTGGGAACTAATTCCGGAAATTTGTCCAAAAACATGATTTTCATCCAAAATTGTGGGGACTATATAATCTTGTTTTTTGATCAAAAATTCGTATTCTTATTTTCTCACCAAAATCTTCGGattgataaattatatttcttAAGCAATTCTAGAACTTGGCTTACGGACATTAAAAATATCTTTTTTTATGATTTtccaaatataaaaaaatcatAAGAATGAACAGGGTCGAGATTTTTTAGGTCTGTAACTTAGAGAAGCTCCTAAAAATCATGGTTTACCAATAGTAAGATTTTCCAGACTAGGacggacttttttttttttttttttttttttactattttctcaattttctgactttgaaaaatgaaaacaataTTGATCTAGTCATTCCCATATTGGTGTTCCCCCTAGAACCATACAAAGTGATAATTATGGCTCCTCCTTGTTACCAATTCATTTTCCTTAGAATAAATATTGTAAACACGGAATAGAAGTCGGTGCTTTAAATCCTACTTACAAGTAGATCACCTCAGTAATATTACAATTATACAAAATGTTTCCCCACCGGGAAAATTGGGGTTGAGTTCACAAGCAAAGCCGAGGTTGAGTACATGAAAACCTACTCTGCAAATTGCAACACAATCTGAAGGCAATCCAAATCCAAAGATTGTGACAGCATTCAGGTTGTGCATAATGGGTAGACCAGGTAAACTAAAACTACAGTGACTAGACGAATGAACTATGGTCTCCCCCAAGTGGTACTTTTGGCTTGAATGTCGCAGATACCATTAAGCATGAGCAGCCTTGGAAGTCGATGCTCTGAAAAGTGAAACATTATTCAACATTAACTGAGAAATGTAGAAAAGTTTAGAGGTTTGATTTATGAAATGGGAAAGAGTAAAACATACTGGTATGCTTAGCAGAAGTCCTTGACTATTGACTAGAACAGGCAGGCCCCTTCTTGCAGCAGCAGGAATAGATTTCAGGGATTGAAGAGCTCTTTGTGCTGAAATCCTTGCATAGTCTAGAGATGTGTCTGTCTCCTCTTTTCTTTGGTCTACCTTCCTATCCAAAGAGTTGCTTTGTTCTTGAAGGTTCCCCGAAGTATGAGACTTTGACAAGTCGGAAAGATACAGCCAATCCTGTTCACTCATGTTCCGCACCTCAAGCACTGTGTCATGGCCAATACAAGATTTGCCACCACACCGACTTTCCCCCTCCAAAGCTTCCTCAGAAACTTCACTCAGTTTCCATGTGATAAAAAATCGGTTCATGAAGCAACATATTTGCCCGGGGGGAAGTGGTTCACTGGGTGATGTACTAATAGATTTGACTCCATGCTTTGACTTGTAGTCAGCTTTTACTTCACTCTTGGACTTGAAATGCTCAATCTCTTCCTTCTGCAATGAAAGAATATTTGTATGGGTTGCCTCACTAATCATACCAAGCCTCCTCGCTTCAGTTAAAACTGATTTAGATGTTACTTCTAAGAAAGGCATATCTGATGCATTTGGAACCAAGTGATCTGCATAGGATTTGCCATCAGCGATAATTTGCTCTATCTCATCTGGAGTAGAGTGTTCTTGTACTGCTTGAAAGTGTTGATGGGATAACCCTATATTTGAAGGCAGAGGAGAATCAACAGAACAGCACACCAGGGCTTTTGTGCCTCTAGACCCAGGAGCTGGAGAAAGGAAGCAGCCAGCCGCAGTAACGGATGTCTGCACGATAGGTAAAACAGCATGAAATGTCAATGAAACTAAAAGTAATATCAGATACAGCTTCGACACTATGATGCATATCAAGTTGGTTAGTGTCAGTTGATGAAAGCAAGCGTACCTTGCATGGGAAACTACGCAGGTAACCAACAAGCAATTTTGAAGTATTACCTCTAAGTGGTCTGTGCCTTTGTGAGATGAACTGCAAAGTAGCATCAGTTACAGCATGAACATAATTCGTCAAAAGACAAATTTTTTCTAAGAAAAGTAACTATGGTATTAAACAAGTAAACAAATGTATGCTAATAAATTTCTTACCTGCAAAACTAAGGAAATGAACTTTGACAGGCATATGTCCTCCACTTTTGATTGATTAAGAATCTCTAAATCAATAACCGCATATCCTAGCTGCAGGCAGCAATATTAAATGAATTTTTCAAATTTCTTCAGACATGTTTACACTATAACCAAATGCCTAGTTGGCTAAAAGTTGTTATCAGGTATCAGAAGGAATGGTCAAAAGGTATTAAATTCAAATGATGCTTACATGAGAAACGGTCACTGCTTTAGACATCAAAGCATGGCAAACATGATCAATATATACGCGTGTTTTCCGACAAGCAGTAATAACTGCTTGTAGCTCATTTTTGAATGCACCTGGGAGGAAAATAATAAGAGTTagtaatctgaaaatgccaagCTTGTGTTTGCAAACAAGAAGAACGACAGTGTGTTGGGGGTTAATATGAAGCTAACAAAACATGCAAGAGAAGATTTATGACTTTGTTCCTCAGAACTCACACGATGCGTCCCTTAAGGACATTCGAATTCTATTACGAGCATATAACAGGCTTTGATTTGTTGGGTCTTCCACCCATTCCTGATCACTCCCTTGGCATATCTTCAGAAATTATAAACAAAATCTCATAATGGTACCAATCTCATAATAATTTCATAATCTTATAACAGATACTAACTGAGCTCTATCAAACTAACCTTGTACATATCTTCTTTTGAAAAATCCAGGAGTGGTCTCACAAGAAGAATACCGTAGTTTCTAGAAACTTCAGTATGAGAATGGGTGTGCGAGGAGAAAATTTGAGATGTGAAAGGCATACCAGCAAGTCCAAGAATACCACTATTGCGAGATAGTCTGATAACAAATAACTCAGCCTGCATTGTTTCTAGCAATCACTATATGTCTAGCATCTGTAACACGCTGAAAAATTGAAATCAATACAGAAGAGGAAGCAATACCTATATCATTGCAATATAACCTAATGATGTCTTTCATTCTAAGATTACAACTTACAAACATATTAACACATACACAGCCACAGAAAGAAAGTTAAACTAACTGGTTGTTGGAGAAACCTGGTCATCAGCATGATGTGCCGTAAGTAACACACCAATCTGGTTCTTGATACAAACGTTCTGAAATATCTGGTACCTGTATTCAAATCCAACTTTAAGAAAGCTGCTAATTAAACACTATCCATAGTCTAATTAAGTGTAATGCATCCATCCATTCCCAGTAACACACCTCATTTCGCGAGCTGCTTCTTGCACATGACCTAGTTTCGGCTTACCATCCTCCCAATCACAACAGGCAACATCACTTCTGATTCCTACACAAACCTCACATTAGCTTTCCACCTTCTACTAAACCCTCAAACTAAATCCACCATCTTAAACTTAAACCAGAACAATGTATcagcacaaacaaacaaaagtaCCCATTTTCGCGACACGATTGGAAACAATGCTGGCCTCTTCCGTGCTCTCTTCACGCAGCCCATGATCCACAATTATAGCCAAAACCCCATCAATGAATCCCTCATCACATTTACCATCATACCCTTGGCCTTTCCAGTACGCAGCTAAAGCACACAAGGCCATACTATCCGGACCTCCAGAAACTCCAATAGCTAAtacacaaaatcacaaaaaagaACCAATCTTTCATTGCCTCCGATTTCAcaacccaaaataaaaatccaCCCTTTAAGTTTTTCACTATGAAATCAAATTTTGCAGAGCATAATTGAGCAAAAGGTTTGAACTTTAAAGTGAAAGATGAGAGTTACAGACCGATTCGGTGGTGGGGTTTAAGGCCGGCCATGTCCATTCGTCTAGAGAAAGCTTCTTTGTACTTGGCCAAGTCCACTGCTGCGACTTGGGTGGTTTGAGAGCACTTGCAGGAAAATTGGCGGGAAATGAAGGGGAGCTTCCATAGTGGGAAGGGTATTTTGGGAATGGAAAAGAGTAAGGTTTGGGTTGTGGTTTGGGACGACAGGATAACCCCTCCCGCCATTGGAAACAAAGCTGAAGTAGACTACTGCGTTAGGAGATGAAGCATATAGACTGAGCCACTGAAACGGTGCGTTTGACTTTAAAACTGTTGGACTGGGCCTTGTCTATAGTCTAGATAAATTGAGCTCGAGAAAGAATAAATGTCACAAACTGTCTCTTCGGTTTTCATTTTTCAGCATTCTGAAACTATCACATTGATACCTCAAAATTAATCTTCGTCATACTCTTAGCATCCTTTACTAACTAGATAGattgcccgcgctttgctgcgggtatttttattttttattatcaaTATGTGTTTTCAGTTTAGTAGAGTAAAAAACAACAATTATCTTTTGGTAGTTAAACCCTAAATGAAGCTAGATAGCCCGTGCTTTATTTCTGGATTTTCTGAGTCCAAAGAGCAATAGTAGGTTTCAATGCAAAACTAATGGCAACTGTAACTACAATCCCCAAAGGCTTGAACATGGATACAGTAGAAAATTCAACTAAACTTGACTGCTGGATAAAACTGGTGATAATTGTAATATAATCCCCAAAGGTTGAGCATAGACACCATGTTGATACACCAACCTGGAAAGCTAAGCCAAAAACTCCCTGAAATAGTGTGATTGAAAGTTTGAGTAAGTTTCAAAGTAAGCAACATATGATGGTTAGTTTATATACGTATCAAAAAAGTGAGAAAATTACCAAGTTTTCTGATGACAAAAACTGATTCAGTGTTTTGAGTATAGCTGCAAATGCAGAGTACATTTATCAGTTTGTCATCTGCGAATCAAATATAAAACatagggaaattcgtccaaacagtgtctgaacttttccagactattaattttcgtacctaaactttgaaaaatatcacaatggtacctgacgttttggccccgacccaatttccatacctggaaacagtaaaatcgtctacggcgttaaattttgaaggatatttttgtcattttactattcatcatctccatcctcttcttctcctccaccgaaaccatcacCAGCCTCTTAGTGGGTTAATTTCTGAGTTTAATTTCAAACGAGATTGGAGGGATTGGATTCATGAATCTGACGATTagtttccaagttttgattGAATTAATTGTATTGGATTTGAATGTTAATTGGATCCGAAGTAGGATTGTGATTGCAACCGCCACGTGGTGGAATCATTTTCATGAAATCAGAAGCAATTCGCCATGTAGCTCCTTGAAGCCTTCAAACTCGAAAGAGATCAACAGCCCCTTCCAAACCACCAATCTTTGATGCACCGCTGCAATCATAGTAACCCATCTAGTTCCTGCCAGACACCCACTGCGAGACAACAAagagtccaaaaaaaaaaaaaaaaaactcggtcAAATCTGCAAGCCTAGAAACAAGCCTGCTTAGACCCGAGTCCTACCGGATCTGCCCATCGATCACCATCATCGTCACCCAATATGCTCTACGGAAAACTATTTTGGTGATACTGAACCTAGCGCAAAGCGCTCGACTTTAATGGATGGGCCACGAAGCCGGAATCGGAGAGGGAAGGGATCAGCGGGGAGATTATATAAGCCTCGGTGGGGTGTAGATTACCGCTGCTGGGATTGACTCTGAGAGACCAGGTGGAGAAGCCGGTGGTTTTCCAAGCGGAGAGAGCTAGAGAGTCGTAAAGGAGTTGGGAAATGGTGGATTTGGAGATGGGTTTTGGAGGAGGGAGGGAGGTGAAGAGGGAGTAGTGAGGGGAGGGGTGATCGTCGGGTGGTGTGGGGTGGAGGAGAGGGAGGAGAGGGGCGGAGAGGTAGCGGCAGAATGGGTTGGGCTGGTTGGCCCAGTCGAATCTGCGAGGGCCTCTGGCGTAGCGAGTGAAGTGGTGCTTGGTGTCGTTGTGGTACGTGAGGACTTGCAAGGGGTTTTGGTCGAGTTGCGGGTCGGGTTGTTTGGGGGTGGAGAGTGAAGAAGGGGaaggagaggaggaagagaaggaCATGGTTGTGGTGGTGGGGATGGAGGTGGAGGGGAGAGGTTAGAGGGAACGAGAACCTTGTGGGAGGGAGCGGTGGCATTATTCCTTGCATTCGTTTTTGTAGAGGAGAATGGTCCTCTAAGTTGTTGAAGTTCTAGAGCAAGAGAGGTGCTGgtgatggtttcggtggaggagaagaagaggatggagatgatgaatagtaaaatgacaaaaatatccttcaaaatttaacgccgtagacgattttactgtttccaggtatggaaattgggtcggggccaaaacgtcaggtaccattgtgatatttttcaaagtttagatacgaaaattaatagtctggaaaagttcagacactgtttggacgaatttccctaaaACATATGTAAAGTCTTTTTCAGTTAACAAAATTAGCAAATCTTTTGTTAAACCATTCTCATAATTGAAATCAGTTAACAAAATTAGCAAATCTTTTGTTAAATCATTCTCACAATTAAAAATCAGCAGTATAAGGAACTAATAAGAAAAGGCTGACTACTGCTAATTCCAAGACCTGGAGGAACAGTTCCTAAACATTTTACCTTTCctccatttttttcttctgtagaAAACTTATGTATTGAACAAATAAATGGTAGAACTCTAACACAGAGGTACAAAGAAAACTATTAAAGATATCCATATGACTACGATAAAAAGAAAGGTAGCCTTCACTTGTCCAATATCAAAAGCAGAAACAACATTGAAAGCTCTCGCATATTGCATGGAAGCTCAGCACTCTTAAAGGTTGGATCAGCCGTCTCTTTTGCTAAATAACCAAGATAAGGTTCCCATATTTGAAATCAGAACTACACCTTTCTTAGTTTCTGCCAGTTAATATTTAACAATAAACTTAAGCATCAGCAAATGAACCCAAAAGTACCATGACTTATCTTACTGATAAAGGAAAACTCCATACACACCTCTCTCCAAATTCTACCCTACTTTTTTTAACTGGGGCAAGAAATGAATGATAGAAGTTAGATAAACACCCTTTTCTCCCTAGATGGAAAGCCTCTTCTAGCATACCACGGCAAGATCCTTAGTAAAGGAGAACATATTCCTCAAGAGAGGTTCTTAAACATTGCTCATGTACTTGAGAAGAAAATACAATTGCAATTCTCTGAAAAAGCCAGCGAGGGAAATGATATAAATAAGACAGTTTGGAGTGTTGAGCAAAAGCTAAAAACTATCTAAGATTGTTTTAAGTATCATTTGAAAACTTTATTATCTAGACTGCCTCCCTTCTGCTTAACTCTGTTGTCTCCCTCccccctctcctctctctttaattaggaaaaaaaaaaagtttcaataAACTaatcaacaattaaataataattAGACAGTTCTCTTTCCATGTATTGTCTTCGGCAGTTAACATATCAAATATAAAACATATGCAAACATCTAAAtctggaaagaaaaaaagttttattagcTCTAATGGAAGAGAACTATTGATCCCATCATCAAGAAACCAGTGTATCCACACCTCAATACAGCTAATTATTTAATGACAGGACTTCAAAAATGCCCTAAATGTCTTCAAAACAATACCTCCTCGATAAAAAGAGCTAGTCTGCTCCCTCACTAATT encodes the following:
- the LOC133726989 gene encoding uncharacterized protein LOC133726989 gives rise to the protein MMLRVWKWYQSCLSQHPLKTQVISSGVLWGVGDIAAQYITHSTTRNRLQLSHDKAEDFKVNWKRVAITSTFGFAFVGPVGHFWYENLDKFIKLKLHLKPNSARFVAAKVAMDGLIFGPLDLLVFFTYMGFSTGKNADQVKEDLKRDFIPALILEGGVWPIVQVANFRYVPVRYQLLYVNIFCLLDSAFLSWVEQQKDAAWKQWLTSFTSFKDR
- the LOC133711227 gene encoding uncharacterized protein LOC133711227 isoform X1; amino-acid sequence: MAGGVILSSQTTTQTLLFSIPKIPFPLWKLPFISRQFSCKCSQTTQVAAVDLAKYKEAFSRRMDMAGLKPHHRIAIGVSGGPDSMALCALAAYWKGQGYDGKCDEGFIDGVLAIIVDHGLREESTEEASIVSNRVAKMGIRSDVACCDWEDGKPKLGHVQEAAREMRYQIFQNVCIKNQIGVLLTAHHADDQAELFVIRLSRNSGILGLAGMPFTSQIFSSHTHSHTEVSRNYGILLVRPLLDFSKEDMYKICQGSDQEWVEDPTNQSLLYARNRIRMSLRDASCAFKNELQAVITACRKTRVYIDHVCHALMSKAVTVSHLGYAVIDLEILNQSKVEDICLSKFISLVLQFISQRHRPLRGNTSKLLVGYLRSFPCKTSVTAAGCFLSPAPGSRGTKALVCCSVDSPLPSNIGLSHQHFQAVQEHSTPDEIEQIIADGKSYADHLVPNASDMPFLEVTSKSVLTEARRLGMISEATHTNILSLQKEEIEHFKSKSEVKADYKSKHGVKSISTSPSEPLPPGQICCFMNRFFITWKLSEVSEEALEGESRCGGKSCIGHDTVLEVRNMSEQDWLYLSDLSKSHTSGNLQEQSNSLDRKVDQRKEETDTSLDYARISAQRALQSLKSIPAAARRGLPVLVNSQGLLLSIPSIDFQGCSCLMVSATFKPKVPLGGDHSSFV
- the LOC133711227 gene encoding uncharacterized protein LOC133711227 isoform X2, which translates into the protein MQAELFVIRLSRNSGILGLAGMPFTSQIFSSHTHSHTEVSRNYGILLVRPLLDFSKEDMYKICQGSDQEWVEDPTNQSLLYARNRIRMSLRDASCAFKNELQAVITACRKTRVYIDHVCHALMSKAVTVSHLGYAVIDLEILNQSKVEDICLSKFISLVLQFISQRHRPLRGNTSKLLVGYLRSFPCKTSVTAAGCFLSPAPGSRGTKALVCCSVDSPLPSNIGLSHQHFQAVQEHSTPDEIEQIIADGKSYADHLVPNASDMPFLEVTSKSVLTEARRLGMISEATHTNILSLQKEEIEHFKSKSEVKADYKSKHGVKSISTSPSEPLPPGQICCFMNRFFITWKLSEVSEEALEGESRCGGKSCIGHDTVLEVRNMSEQDWLYLSDLSKSHTSGNLQEQSNSLDRKVDQRKEETDTSLDYARISAQRALQSLKSIPAAARRGLPVLVNSQGLLLSIPSIDFQGCSCLMVSATFKPKVPLGGDHSSFV